The region GCTGTCGGCGCTTACTACGTTCTCCGGCGTTATCAGGCGTTCGTGCTGGCAGAGGAACAGGTGGCCCGCTACACCGAGCTTACCGTCATGATCGCGCAGCTCAAAGCCGAGCTCTATTACCTGAAAAAGTCCTCCCAGGACATCGAGCAGGTTATGGAAGACAGCTATTGGCTGTATAAAAGACTATACACTCGCGACAGCGCCGACTCCGACGCCGCTCAGGCCCTGGCGGTGGCCCGCAACATCCACGAGGTCAAGAAGGATTACTCCCGCGTGGTGACAGGCATCGAGAACATCCTGCAGCCCTCGGCCACTCTCCATGGCCTCAGACTGGCGGAGATCTTCTTCGTCATCGAGCAAAACACCCGGCGCTATCTGGCCGGCCACGACAAAAACATCGCCATCTCGTTCAAGCACGAGTACGATTTTGTCACCGACCAGCACTATGCCATCGTATCCATCCTTGACGACCTCATTATCAACGCCATCGAAGCCTGCGGCGACACTGGCGCGATCAGGGTGACCGAGCGGGCGTCGGCAGGGGAAATCGTCTTTGCCGTTGAAGATAACGGATGCGGCATCAAGGCGGAAGACTTCGACCTGTTGTTCGAAGTCGGCTACTCCACCAAGTTTTGCCCCGAGACAGGCAAAATGTCCACCGGGCTCGGGCTGTCGCACGTCAAGAACCTCACCGAGATGCTGGCGGGGACGGTCGAGCTGGAGTCGGAGGTCGGGAGAATGACGAAGTTCACGGTCAGGCTGCCGGTGAGGAGTATCGTGCTGCCCGGCGAATGGGCGGAAGAAGGAGGAACCTGATGGCGTTACGATTTGTTGTCGTCGACGACGATGTCAGCGTGCGCAAGATAATCCGCAATATCATCGAAAAAAACGACCTGGGGACGGTAGTGGCCGAGAGCGCCGAAGGACTGGAGGCCGAGAAGCTCATCGTCGAGTGCCGTCCTGACATCGCTGTGGTCGATCTGCTGTTGCCCGGGCAGGACGGCGTCGAACTCATCCGCAGGCTCCGGGAGCAAGAGACGCCCGTGTCATTCATCATGATTTCCGAATCGAACAGCCAGCCAATGATAACCCAGGCTTACCAGCACGGCATCGAATTCTATATTCACAAACCGGTCAACGTACTGGAAATCATAACCGTCATCAACAAGGTCAGAGAGAGCCGCGAACTCAAAAAAGCCATGTCTCTCATTTCCCGGGCCACCGCGCCTTACGCGGCCCCGGCGGCGGCCGCGCCGGCAACGGAAGGCGGCCTCCCGAAGAACGTGCTCTACAAGGTATTTTCCGACCTCGGCATCCTCGGCGAAGTAGGCGCCAAGAGCATTTACCAGATGGCGAAGCTCCTGGCCGACAGCGGCCGCCTCGCCAACGATTCGCCCTATCAGTTGAACGAAATCTATCAGCATATGGCCCAGGACGCCGGGCAGGACACCAAGACCATCGAGCAGCGGGTGAGGCGCGCCATCGCCAAGGCGCTCCAGAATCTCGCCAACATCGGTATCGAAGACTACCACAACGACCGCTTCCAGACGTACAGCACCGCCCTGTTCGACTTCAGCGAGGTGCGCCAGGAAATGAACTTTGTCCAGGACAAAAGCCCGTACCATGGCAAGATCAACGTGAAAAAGTTTATCGAGGGACTCGTTTTTCTCGCGTCGAACGAACGGGCCTGAGAATAAAGATAAATATAAAAGCGACCGTGCGGTTGGCGCGGTCGCTTTGTCTTTTCTATTCTTCTACCTTACGGCGTTCCTGGTTTTTTTCCCCTATATGCAGCAGCAGCGTCTGTTCGGCGTTGTCAATATGCTTGCGGGCGAGTTGCTGTGCGAGAGTTGCGTTGCGCCGGGCCAGCGCCTCGACGATGCGGCGGTGTTCCTCGAGCGAGCGCTTCGCCCGGCCGGGATAGCCGTAGGAGATGGTCCGGAAGACGGTCAGCTTTTCTCGCAGGTTGCTGATGAT is a window of Selenomonadales bacterium 4137-cl DNA encoding:
- a CDS encoding ATP-binding protein, with protein sequence MVVELIRVVRREYKSILIVVLLVGLAGLAYIYPFHTHFRFTVSVAVLATLLLYFPRLPTFTTAVLSGIAIFIGRSAVQMTFDPVGLTQVMMINSPAIVYYISYGACFQALRIRRLVDNLPALILFLSVSDVFSNIVELLTRGEPLKGNPETVFSSLVGVAVLRAVLAVGAYYVLRRYQAFVLAEEQVARYTELTVMIAQLKAELYYLKKSSQDIEQVMEDSYWLYKRLYTRDSADSDAAQALAVARNIHEVKKDYSRVVTGIENILQPSATLHGLRLAEIFFVIEQNTRRYLAGHDKNIAISFKHEYDFVTDQHYAIVSILDDLIINAIEACGDTGAIRVTERASAGEIVFAVEDNGCGIKAEDFDLLFEVGYSTKFCPETGKMSTGLGLSHVKNLTEMLAGTVELESEVGRMTKFTVRLPVRSIVLPGEWAEEGGT
- a CDS encoding response regulator, whose amino-acid sequence is MALRFVVVDDDVSVRKIIRNIIEKNDLGTVVAESAEGLEAEKLIVECRPDIAVVDLLLPGQDGVELIRRLREQETPVSFIMISESNSQPMITQAYQHGIEFYIHKPVNVLEIITVINKVRESRELKKAMSLISRATAPYAAPAAAAPATEGGLPKNVLYKVFSDLGILGEVGAKSIYQMAKLLADSGRLANDSPYQLNEIYQHMAQDAGQDTKTIEQRVRRAIAKALQNLANIGIEDYHNDRFQTYSTALFDFSEVRQEMNFVQDKSPYHGKINVKKFIEGLVFLASNERA